Proteins found in one Aerosakkonema funiforme FACHB-1375 genomic segment:
- a CDS encoding poly(ADP-ribose) polymerase family protein has protein sequence MSETIRVYGYHGTNTEAAATIIQQGFNVSSNDYDWLGTGVYFFQDAPVRAWEWAKQQHPANPAVIRSTIRLDDCIDLVDISWFPLIRNIYNSFVEEYSQGNRPLPRQNPQRSKAHRLDCACFNYIVEVLGEQGQIPRTIRAVFLEGEPVYPNSAIFDRAHVQIAVRDTSLIEESRLVRL, from the coding sequence GTGTCTGAAACGATTCGAGTCTACGGCTATCACGGTACAAATACGGAGGCAGCGGCAACAATTATTCAGCAAGGTTTTAACGTTAGTTCCAATGACTACGACTGGCTGGGAACAGGGGTTTATTTCTTTCAAGATGCGCCAGTACGCGCTTGGGAATGGGCCAAGCAGCAACATCCTGCAAATCCGGCTGTAATTCGTTCCACTATCCGCTTGGATGACTGCATCGATTTAGTGGACATTAGCTGGTTTCCGCTTATCAGGAACATCTACAACTCATTTGTAGAGGAGTACTCGCAAGGCAACAGACCTTTACCTCGACAGAACCCTCAGAGATCGAAAGCGCATCGGCTAGATTGTGCCTGCTTTAACTATATTGTTGAAGTTCTTGGCGAACAGGGTCAGATACCTCGTACAATTCGAGCGGTTTTCCTAGAGGGTGAGCCTGTTTATCCCAATTCCGCTATTTTCGATCGCGCTCATGTGCAGATAGCCGTCAGAGATACTTCTCTGATTGAGGAGTCGCGTTTGGTAAGATTATAA
- a CDS encoding GmrSD restriction endonuclease domain-containing protein yields MPAIKNFDNTTEALLDLLRSTKEGKTQLPDFQRSWVWNDEQIRSLLASISLSYPVGVVMMLQTGNPDVRFQSRPIEGVTLNNSIQPERLILDGQQRLTSLVQSLLLGKPVITKDARGKNIHRWYYINIVKALDPNFEREEAIVSLPEDKIIRNFRGVIEEDYSTPQKEYENSLFPVAQISDYSDWMTNYNEFWDYDREKVKLFNKFNQEIIKPFEQYQVPVILLRKETPREAVCQVFEKVNTGGVSLTVFELITATFAANEFDLREDWAKREKELKKPQYQVLRNIQNTEFLQAVTLCVTYEKPPVSCKRKDILKLNLQQYEKWANSVTQGFKQAAELLHTQKIFTERDLPYQTQLTALAAILATLGNPVNHAEDNAKLIRWYWCGVFGELYGSAIESRLAKDLQEVVELIKNNGSEPVTIRDANFAPSRLQYLYSRRSAAYKGLSALLLRDGGCDFHTGYPIDTLKNFDLPIDIHHIFPRQWCQKNGIKAELYDSVINKTPLSAKTNRQIGSNPPSIYLAKIQKDTGISEAKMDEILRSHVIDPVALRADDFDAFFQARQKALLERIEKAMGKNLVPVPDESVESIDRDEYDDLDNEDDFPQAS; encoded by the coding sequence ATGCCAGCAATCAAAAATTTTGACAATACCACAGAAGCACTACTCGATTTGTTAAGAAGCACAAAGGAAGGAAAAACTCAGTTACCTGATTTTCAACGCTCTTGGGTTTGGAACGATGAACAAATACGCAGCCTTCTAGCTAGTATTTCCTTATCGTATCCTGTTGGAGTAGTAATGATGCTGCAAACAGGTAATCCTGATGTGCGGTTTCAATCTCGACCGATTGAAGGTGTTACACTTAATAACTCCATACAACCAGAACGATTAATATTGGATGGGCAGCAGCGATTAACATCTCTTGTTCAATCACTTCTTTTAGGCAAACCAGTCATTACTAAAGATGCACGAGGCAAAAATATTCACCGATGGTATTATATTAATATTGTTAAAGCTCTCGATCCAAATTTTGAACGAGAAGAAGCAATTGTAAGTTTGCCGGAAGACAAAATTATTCGTAATTTTCGTGGCGTTATTGAGGAAGACTACTCAACGCCTCAAAAAGAATATGAAAATAGTCTATTTCCTGTAGCGCAAATTTCTGATTATTCTGATTGGATGACCAACTATAACGAATTTTGGGATTACGACAGGGAAAAAGTCAAGCTATTCAATAAATTCAACCAAGAAATTATCAAACCTTTTGAACAGTACCAAGTACCAGTAATTTTATTACGTAAAGAAACACCAAGAGAAGCAGTTTGTCAAGTTTTTGAAAAAGTAAATACAGGCGGCGTATCGCTTACAGTTTTTGAATTGATAACTGCTACTTTTGCGGCTAATGAGTTCGACTTGCGAGAAGATTGGGCTAAACGAGAAAAGGAACTGAAAAAACCTCAATATCAGGTTTTAAGAAATATTCAAAATACTGAGTTTTTGCAAGCAGTAACTCTTTGCGTCACTTACGAAAAGCCTCCTGTAAGTTGTAAGCGCAAAGATATACTGAAATTAAATCTTCAGCAATATGAAAAATGGGCTAACTCAGTCACGCAAGGATTTAAACAAGCAGCAGAATTACTCCACACACAAAAAATATTTACCGAGCGCGACCTGCCTTACCAAACTCAACTTACCGCTCTTGCAGCTATTTTAGCAACATTAGGAAATCCCGTTAATCATGCTGAGGATAATGCAAAATTAATCCGTTGGTACTGGTGCGGAGTCTTCGGCGAACTATACGGTAGTGCGATTGAAAGCCGTCTTGCTAAAGATTTACAAGAAGTGGTGGAATTGATTAAGAATAATGGTTCTGAACCTGTCACAATTAGAGATGCTAATTTCGCTCCTAGTCGCCTACAATATCTCTACTCGCGAAGAAGTGCTGCTTATAAAGGTTTATCAGCTTTGTTATTGCGAGATGGTGGCTGCGATTTCCACACGGGTTATCCTATCGACACTCTAAAAAACTTCGACCTTCCTATTGATATTCATCACATTTTCCCGCGCCAATGGTGTCAAAAAAATGGTATTAAAGCAGAACTTTACGACAGCGTAATCAACAAAACTCCCCTTTCAGCTAAGACTAACCGCCAGATTGGAAGCAATCCGCCAAGTATCTACTTAGCCAAAATCCAAAAAGACACAGGGATTTCGGAAGCAAAAATGGATGAAATTTTGCGATCGCACGTCATCGATCCAGTTGCTTTACGTGCTGATGATTTTGATGCCTTCTTCCAAGCGCGTCAAAAAGCACTGCTTGAACGTATAGAAAAAGCAATGGGTAAAAATCTTGTGCCTGTACCGGATGAATCAGTTGAATCTATCGATCGAGATGAGTACGACGACCTCGATAATGAAGATGATTTCCCTCAAGCTAGTTAG